One genomic segment of Microcella indica includes these proteins:
- a CDS encoding MarP family serine protease translates to MTAALPLVVDVLLLLALVAAVVRGARAGFVFTLGSTIGAIVGAVAAVVLVPVLAAWVPDPQWRIAAVFAAIALLVIGGLSLGEAIGHHWKRRVRKRLRAVDRVVGAVAGGAVGVLVVSLLGSTVTALGIPLVSPAVASSTVLSTIERYTPDPLARALGQVRGLVVSEGIPRIADALGALDSGPPPTIDGGSPALTEAAQSVGRVTGAAYACGQTQSGSAFVIADDRLLTNAHVVAGVTEPTVELPGVGGVAGRIVYFDAQQDVAVIAIDGLSTAPLALGETLPDGTVAVQGYPFGGPFASTGAEIVDVSTIEASSIDGGSRAARESYTLAADVNPGNSGGPVLDLDGRVIGMVYARSATRDDIGYAHTMAELDDVIAAAPQLTDAVGSGRCTTR, encoded by the coding sequence GTGACGGCCGCACTGCCGCTCGTCGTGGACGTGCTGCTCCTCCTCGCTCTCGTGGCCGCCGTCGTGCGCGGTGCGCGCGCCGGCTTCGTCTTCACGCTCGGCTCGACGATCGGCGCGATCGTGGGCGCCGTCGCGGCCGTCGTGCTCGTGCCCGTGCTCGCAGCCTGGGTGCCCGACCCGCAGTGGCGCATCGCCGCCGTCTTCGCCGCCATCGCGCTCCTCGTGATCGGAGGCCTGAGCCTCGGCGAGGCGATCGGCCACCACTGGAAACGGCGCGTGCGCAAGCGGCTGCGAGCGGTCGACCGGGTCGTCGGCGCGGTCGCGGGCGGTGCGGTCGGCGTGCTCGTCGTGAGTCTGCTCGGCTCGACCGTCACCGCACTCGGCATTCCCCTCGTCTCGCCCGCCGTCGCGAGCTCGACCGTGCTCAGCACGATCGAGCGGTACACACCCGACCCGCTCGCGCGAGCGCTCGGGCAGGTGCGCGGGCTCGTCGTGAGCGAGGGCATCCCGCGCATCGCCGACGCCCTCGGCGCACTCGACTCCGGCCCGCCGCCGACCATCGATGGCGGGAGCCCGGCCCTCACGGAGGCCGCGCAGTCCGTCGGACGGGTGACCGGCGCCGCCTACGCGTGCGGGCAGACGCAGTCGGGCAGCGCCTTCGTGATCGCCGACGACCGACTGCTCACCAACGCCCACGTCGTCGCGGGCGTCACCGAGCCGACGGTCGAGCTGCCCGGCGTCGGGGGCGTCGCGGGGCGCATCGTGTACTTCGACGCCCAGCAGGACGTGGCCGTGATCGCCATCGACGGGCTCAGCACGGCGCCCCTCGCGCTCGGGGAGACCCTGCCCGATGGCACCGTCGCCGTGCAGGGCTACCCCTTCGGCGGCCCCTTCGCCTCGACGGGGGCGGAGATCGTCGACGTGAGCACGATCGAGGCATCCAGCATCGACGGCGGCTCGCGCGCGGCGCGCGAGTCGTACACGCTCGCCGCCGACGTCAACCCGGGCAACTCGGGCGGGCCCGTGCTCGACCTCGACGGCCGCGTCATCGGCATGGTCTACGCGCGCTCCGCCACGCGCGACGACATCGGCTACGCGCACACCATGGCGGAGCTCGATGACGTCATCGCCGCGGCGCCGCAGCTGACCGACGCGGTCGGCTCCGGGCGCTGCACGACCCGATAG
- a CDS encoding NADP-dependent oxidoreductase has product MSSRTDAPTADSSTSEPVPARAARYHSVGGPEVINVETITVAAPGEGEVRIRLAAAGLNPVDYKIRRGTSHVAASLPTTVGREFSGVVESVGGDVSDIAVGDRVFGSIPSGAACDLVLAPVEAIAPVPDDVHLEVAGGLALAGQTAWDALESQTLAEGDTIVVSAAAGGVGGILCQLAVARGLRVIGTASESNHAWLAERGVVPVLYGEGLAERLRDAAADGITAVFDQHGPETIRAALELGVPPERINTIATDPEPFGVRRVGRGAVHAPTLRALVALVGSGEVEVPIAARYPLVEVREAFTRLESGHLRGKIVLVP; this is encoded by the coding sequence ATGAGTTCTCGCACTGACGCACCGACCGCCGACTCGTCGACCTCCGAGCCTGTGCCCGCCCGGGCCGCTCGCTACCACTCGGTCGGCGGCCCCGAGGTGATCAACGTCGAGACGATCACGGTCGCGGCTCCCGGGGAGGGCGAGGTGCGCATCCGGCTCGCGGCCGCGGGCCTCAACCCGGTCGACTACAAGATCCGGCGGGGCACGTCGCACGTCGCAGCGTCGTTGCCCACGACAGTCGGGCGCGAGTTCTCCGGAGTCGTGGAGTCGGTGGGGGGCGACGTGAGCGACATCGCCGTGGGGGACCGTGTCTTCGGCTCGATTCCGAGCGGGGCGGCGTGCGACCTGGTGCTGGCACCGGTCGAGGCGATCGCCCCGGTGCCCGACGACGTGCACCTCGAGGTCGCGGGCGGTCTCGCGCTCGCCGGCCAGACGGCGTGGGACGCGCTCGAGTCGCAGACCCTCGCCGAGGGCGACACGATCGTCGTCTCCGCGGCGGCGGGGGGAGTGGGCGGCATCCTGTGCCAGCTCGCGGTCGCCCGGGGCCTGCGCGTCATCGGCACGGCGAGCGAGAGCAATCACGCGTGGCTCGCCGAGCGCGGCGTCGTGCCGGTCCTGTACGGCGAGGGGCTGGCCGAGAGGCTGCGGGATGCTGCTGCCGACGGCATCACGGCCGTGTTCGACCAGCACGGCCCTGAGACGATCCGCGCGGCGCTCGAGCTCGGCGTGCCGCCCGAGCGCATCAACACGATCGCGACCGATCCCGAGCCCTTCGGCGTGCGCCGCGTGGGTCGCGGGGCCGTGCACGCTCCGACCCTGCGGGCGCTCGTCGCCCTTGTCGGCTCGGGGGAGGTGGAGGTGCCGATCGCGGCACGCTACCCGCTCGTCGAGGTGCGCGAGGCCTTCACGCGGCTCGAGTCGGGGCACCTGCGCGGCAAGATCGTCCTCGTCCCCTGA